In a single window of the Necator americanus strain Aroian chromosome X, whole genome shotgun sequence genome:
- a CDS encoding hypothetical protein (NECATOR_CHRX.G23714.T1) produces the protein MADLPSRKVTRTRPFENIGLDYFGPITVHDDHKERTNVYGCVFTCCVTRLIHLEIVSDGTTEKFLNAFRRFVARRGKPHLVTCDNAPTFILGSQILNDSLTEPSTNEDVARNMSNQMIEWKHNTPYSPWKGGFYERLIKSVKQALFKAIGRRILTIEQLHTFLVEIEGCLNCRPLTYQEDDINDALLTLRPIDFVQREMEVTLPFNFSEEEKADPIYRPPSEELQFETRLQTEKALQSSYKLTERVWKKWKNST, from the coding sequence ATGGCCGATCTTCCATCAAGGAAAGTAACAAGAACACGCCCGTTTGAAAATATAGGACTCGACTACTTCGGCCCTATAACCGTCCATGATGATCATAAGGAACGTACAAACGTTTATGGATGTGTATTCACATGTTGTGTAACTCGCCTCATCCATCTGGAGATCGTATCTGACGGAACCACTGAGAAGTTCCTCAATGCATTTCGTCGATTCGTAGCTCGTAGAGGAAAACCACACCTGGTTACCTGTGATAATGCACCAACCTTTATATTGGGAAGTCAAATCTTGAACGATTCTCTAACCGAGCCTTCAACCAATGAAGACGTAGCTCGTAATATGAGCAATCAAATGATCGAATGGAAGCATAATACTCCTTATTCACCTTGGAAAGGCGGCTTCTATGAACGTCTTATAAAATCGGTCAAACAAGCCCTATTCAAGGCGATAGGAAGACGCATTTTAACAATAGAGCAGCTGCATACGTTCCTGGTAGAAATCGAAGGATGTCTTAACTGTAGGCCTCTCACCTACCAAGAAGACGACATCAATGATGCTCTACTAACCCTTCGTCCAATAGATTTCGTGCAACGCGAAATGGAAGTGACTCTTCCgtttaatttttcagaagaagaaaaggcagATCCTATCTATCGACCTCCCTCGGAAGAATTACAATTCGAAACCAGGCTACAAACCGAAAAAGCATTGCAATCTTCGTACAAACTCACAGAACGTGtctggaaaaagtggaaaaattctacTTAA
- a CDS encoding hypothetical protein (NECATOR_CHRX.G23712.T2), which translates to MLTKALGRIQRATNLLTTLSLSSVSDHTALVFNEYPNGKPTVFIVDVVRRGPDSPQKCLFCARMDFGYIERLHKDMLERETRTKQSHFFTEFLASIRPLAENFLNCPLDLKKEKVDFVEVQLFIDACENKENVCKPQVATNLHKVSFDIEIRAPVPSRSKVGAVVMAVKHHLIRSPTARTELQYESMDVVEESSTAPCSVHQMPHPATTVKTLFCDNC; encoded by the exons ATGCTTACAAAAGCTTTGGGCAGGATCCAAAGAGCAACTAACTTGTTGACCACTCTTAGCCTCAGCTCTGTCTCTGATCATACGGCCTTAGTTTTTAACGAGTATCCAAATGGCAAGCCAACGGTCTTTATTGTTGATGTCGTACGTAGAGGCCCTGATTCTCCACAAAAGTGTCTTTTCTGCGCTCGAATGGATTTCGGTTATATCGAACGCCTCCACAAGGATATGCTTGAACGTGAAACGCGGACGAAACAGTCACATTTCTTCACAGAATTTCTGGCTTCAATTAGGCCACTTgcggaaaattttctcaactgcCCACTG GAtttgaagaaggagaaggTGGATTTCGTAGAAGTGCAACTGTTCATAGACGCTTGCGAAAACAAGGAGAATGTATGCAAACCGCAAGTGGCCACAAACCTTCATAAGGTGTCTTTCGATATTGAGATCCGTGCACCTGTACCATCGAGATCTAAAGTTGGAGCGGTCGTAATGGCTGTAAAACACCATTTAATTAGGAGTCCGACCGCAAGAACAGAGCTACAATATGAATCAATGGATGTCGTGGAGGAGAGCAGCACGGCACCTTGCTCCGTACATCAAATGCCCCATCCTGCTACAACtgttaaaacattattctgcgACAATTGTTAG
- a CDS encoding hypothetical protein (NECATOR_CHRX.G23713.T2), with the protein MNESCTLAQQAHLVCKNYSSTIRLGEQHSAEGRQRGALYAFTDTVDKISEPFTKEEDEKVSEYITNAEELIASTTNMLLKLEMTKASLASHNLTFSTYTGSHPPPEVPAAKIELPRLPIPEFNGKSWQWDSFWELFNATVHSLPLSNLQKFNYLVRALKGEARESIARFQITSENYPLAVQHLKERYGNVQNIITGLHRQLEHWSARSPQLRDQRKLHDQLSAITAQLKSKGKPLDSPWLLSKILSKFTERIQRSTLKEKVSLPQGETWTLKKLMTTIDIVIKREEEIELQLPKRIERSQLLSKTTKEPEFQIKGRSPFCFYCDSKEHWSTRCTKIAAPKARLEYLKKTNRCIGCGSKSHIYADCKSKGCINCGKKHHTSTCFKTAPFKPPQQGPVSNIKREEKKKPSYVRQNFTRGDIPFDMSLEGATSKNTRAHNASDTLRYGSDRSFIDAKLAKELELPSQGSVTMKLQTFAAQTTKEIQCTKTCLSVWDSEGKQYKLRVYTHDNLTKGFPQGKLGKEDLQFIHQQEIKLSSPCETNAKPPEILIGCDQLWNFINFQAAHFTLPSGLILVPTRLGYMISGQHMNPWERHWNIQSHDVEKEFCGPEKEEKANINAQVLENFNNTIARRNAGYVVRLPFKEDHECLPDNKVLALHRLRNVLRKYQQEPHILQQYYSIFQDQIAEKILEEVDENKDKVGKMKHYLPHQPVFTPQKDTTKLRIVFDAPAHYKNCPSLNDILHQGPTILPKLYGILLRFRTAKYVLLSDVEKAFLQVHLHEDDRDFARCLWIRDITKPLTDDNLVVYRFTRVTFGINASPFLLSATILFHLSNYVKNDGLAREISSNLYVDNLFVGAETILEGVQKYKELKSIFNDLKMNLRAFVTNHMDIMDAISTKDRSSNLCPKVLGIYWDSIADNFLLSINLPTTEFVSKRTVAQQIASIYGPLGWFISLLVKAKRFQQLLWKEQYDWDEPLNEEHRRQWNLIITKISNFHKKVPRKVTFDNSAPYTLVTYSDAS; encoded by the exons ATGAATGAGAGTTGCACTCTCGCGCAGCAGGCGCATCTGGTGTGCAAAAACTATTCGAGCACAATCAGATTGGGAGAGCAACACAGCGCCGAGGGCAGACAAAGAG GAGCCCTATACGCATTCACGGACACGGTGGACAAAATATCGGAACCCTTCACCAAGGAAGAAGACGAGAAAGTGTCCGAATATATTACTAACGCAGAGGAACTCATCGCCAGTACTACTAACATGCTTCTTAAGTTGGAAATGACCAAGGCTAGCCTAGCCTCTCATAACCTTACATTTTCAACATATACTGGATCTCATCCTCCTCCAGAAGTTCCTGCAGCAAAGATAGAGCTGCCGAGACTACCAATACCAGAGTTCAACGGCAAAAGCTGGCAATGGGATAGCTTCTGGGAGCTATTCAACGCTACGGTGCATTCTCTACCGCtctcaaatttgcaaaaattcaactatCTTGTGAGAGCATTAAAAGGAGAAGCCCGTGAATCAATAGCTCGTTTTCAAATCACTTCAGAAAACTACCCGCTAGCAGTACAGCATTTGAAGGAGAGATACGGCAACGTCCAAAATATAATCACTGGACTGCATCGACAGCTAGAGCATTGGAGTGCTAGGAGCCCACAATTAAGGGACCAACGAAAACTGCATGATCAACTGTCGGCAATTACCGCACAACTCAAAAGCAAAGGCAAACCTCTCGATAGTCCATGGTTGctatcaaaaattctttctaaaTTCACAGAAAGGATTCAACGCAGCACACTTAAAGAAAAGGTCTCTCTGCCCCAAGGAGAGACCTGGACACTAAAGAAATTGATGACAACAATTGACATTGTCATAAAAcgcgaagaagaaattgaactgCAATTGCCAAAGAGGATAGAACGTTCACAACTTCTAAGCAAAACTACAAAGGAACCGGAGTTTCAAATCAAAGGGCGGTCTCCCTTTTGTTTCTATTGCGATAGCAAAGAACATTGGTCCACAAGATGCACGAAAATCGCGGCACCTAAAGCACGACTGGAATATTTAAAGAAGACAAACCGCTGCATTGGGTGCGGATCAAAGTCCCATATTTATGCCGATTGCAAAAGCAAAGGCTGTATTAATTGCGGGAAAAAGCATCATACGTCTACGTGCTTCAAGACAGCACCATTCAAGCCGCCTCAACAAGGTCCTGTTTCAAAtataaaaagggaagaaaagaagaagccgTCATATGTCCGGCAGAACTTCACAAG GGGAGATATTCCTTTTGACATGAGCCTTGAAGGCGCTACATCCAAGAACACAAGAGCTCATAACGCTTCGGATACTCTTAGATACGGGTCAGATCGAAGTTTCATTGATGCTAAGCTTGCTAAGGAACTTGAATTACCTAGCCAAGGCTCTGTTACTATGAAACTACAAACCTTTGCAGCACAAACCACAAAGGAAATCCAGTGCACCAAAACATGTCTGAGTGTATGGGACTCGGAAGGAAAGCAATACAAACTTCGCGTATACACTCACGACAACCTTACGAAGGGCTTCCCTCAAGGAAAGTTAGGGAAAGAAGACCTACAATTCATTCatcaacaagaaataaaactcAGCAGTCCATGCGAGACAAACGCTAAACCTCCAGAAATACTAATTGGCTGCGATCAACTCTGGAACTTTATCAACTTTCAAGCAGCACATTTCACTCTGCCGTCTGGGCTCATCCTCGTACCTACACGTCTAGGATATATGATCTCTGGACAACATATGA ATCCATGGGAGCGTCACTGGAACATTCAATCTCATGATGTAGAAAAGGAGTTCTGCGGTCctgagaaggaagaaaaagctaaCATAAATGCACAAGTGCTCGAAAACTTCAACAACACTATAGCCAGGCGAAATGCTGGTTATGTTGTTCGACTTCCCTTTAAGGAAGATCATGAATGTCTTCCAGACAACAAAGTATTAGCGCTCCACCGACTGCGAAACGTGCTTCGCAAATATCAACAAGAGCCACATATTCTTCAGCAATATTACAGCATCTTTCAAGATCAAATTGCTGAAAAGATCCTCGAAGAAGTGGACGAGAACAAGGACAAAGTTGGGAAGATGAAGCACTATCTTCCACATCAACCCGTCTTCACCCCCCAAAAAGACACTACGAAATTAAGAATAGTGTTTGATGCACCCGCGCATTATAAAAACTGTCCTTCACTCAATGATATTCTCCACCAAGGACCTACCATACTGCCTAAGCTGTACGGAATTCTATTACGCTTCCGCACTGCAAAATACGTTCTTCTATCTGACGTAGAAAAGGCATTTCTTCAAGTACATCTTCACGAAGACGACAGAGATTTTGCAAGATGCTTATGGATCAGGGATATCACCAAACCATTGACAGATGATAACCTGGTGGTATATAGATTTACCAGAGTCACTTTTGGGATCAATGCCTCACCATTTCTTCTCAGCGCAACAATCCTCTTCCACTTAAGCAATTATGTCAAAAATGACGGATTAGCTCGAGAAATTTCGTCTAATCTGTATGTCGATAATTTATTTGTCGGAGCAGAAACAATTCTTGAGGGCgtacaaaaatataaagagctaaaatcaatttttaacgACCTCAAGATGAACCTAAGAGCATTTGTCACGAACCACATGGACATCATGGATGCAATATCCACAAAGGATCGCTCCTCCAATCTGTGCCCTAAGGTACTTGGAATCTATTGGGATTCTATAGCCGACAACTTCTTATTATCGATTAACCTGCCTACGACAGAATTTGTTAGCAAAAGGACCGTTGCTCAACAAATTGCTTCCATCTATGGCCCACTAGGATGGTTCATATCACTCCTGGTCAAAGCAAAACGTTTCCAACAACTTTTGTGGAAGGAGCAATATGATTGGGACGAACCACTGAATGAAGAACATAGACGTCAGTGGAACCTcattataacaaaaatatccaaCTTCCACAAAAAGGTGCCACGGAAAGTCACATTCGACAACTCCGCACCTTATACACTGGTAACCTATTCCGACGCTAGTTGA
- a CDS encoding hypothetical protein (NECATOR_CHRX.G23712.T1): MDFGYIERLHKDMLERETRTKQSHFFTEFLASIRPLAENFLNCPLDLKKEKVDFVEVQLFIDACENKENVCKPQVATNLHKVSFDIEIRAPVPSRSKVGAVVMAVKHHLIRSPTARTELQYESMDVVEESSTAPCSVHQMPHPATTVKTLFCDNC; the protein is encoded by the exons ATGGATTTCGGTTATATCGAACGCCTCCACAAGGATATGCTTGAACGTGAAACGCGGACGAAACAGTCACATTTCTTCACAGAATTTCTGGCTTCAATTAGGCCACTTgcggaaaattttctcaactgcCCACTG GAtttgaagaaggagaaggTGGATTTCGTAGAAGTGCAACTGTTCATAGACGCTTGCGAAAACAAGGAGAATGTATGCAAACCGCAAGTGGCCACAAACCTTCATAAGGTGTCTTTCGATATTGAGATCCGTGCACCTGTACCATCGAGATCTAAAGTTGGAGCGGTCGTAATGGCTGTAAAACACCATTTAATTAGGAGTCCGACCGCAAGAACAGAGCTACAATATGAATCAATGGATGTCGTGGAGGAGAGCAGCACGGCACCTTGCTCCGTACATCAAATGCCCCATCCTGCTACAACtgttaaaacattattctgcgACAATTGTTAG
- a CDS encoding hypothetical protein (NECATOR_CHRX.G23713.T3): MAKSKVTDSNRPTTVPKLEINAITIGARLTLNTFLSLKSSISINNVIFLTDSEIALNWLKGSLNHPKTGLYVKNRIREIRDIVQSLERMEVGVKFGYIDTKWNPADIGTRGASNHEFVSHVWWDGYSLEKILNDEFTSTLFSLTKDPELQNDDILLIAEANVIKTHATTDKVEEILDLTRYNTKTKPLRILAYVIKFLRRITTRLKSPLQERL, encoded by the coding sequence ATGGCTAAGTCTAAGGTTACGGACAGTAATCGACCAACTACCGTACCGAAACTCGAAATAAATGCCATAACCATTGGAGCACGACTTACTCTCAATACTTTCCTAAGTTTAAAATCCTCAATAAGCATAAACAACGTCATTTTTCTAACCGACTCGGAAATCGCCTTAAATTGGCTGAAAGGTTCTCTTAATCATCCTAAAACAGGACTTTACGTCAAAAATCGTATACGCGAGATACGCGACATCGTACAGTCACTAGAGCGTATGGAAGTCGGAGTGAAATTTGGCTACATCGACACGAAATGGAATCCTGCCGACATTGGAACACGGGGAGCTTCCAATCATGAATTCGTGTCTCATGTGTGGTGGGATGGTTATTCTCTTGAGAAAATTCTCAATGATGAGTTTACATCCACCCTCTTTTCCCTTACTAAAGATCCagaattacaaaatgacgATATTCTACTGATTGCAGAAGCGAATGTTATAAAAACACATGCAACGACTGACAAAGTCGAAGAAATTCTTGATCTGACAAGGTATAATACTAAAACCAAGCCGCTGAGGATCTTAGCCTACGTAATAAAATTTCTGAGACGCATTACAACTCGTCTAAAAAGCCCGTTGCAGGAAAGGCTCTGA